The stretch of DNA GACGCGCCCCCTCTGGGACAATGCCACTATCTAGCCCCTCCTGCGCTTCTTCAGAGAGCAGCTGCTCTACCAGTCCTTGCTGGCGCAGCGACTCCAAAATTAGCGGGGCGTAGTTAGTAGGCGTGAGCACTAGCTGGTCAATGGCATCTAGCGATCGCTGAGTGCTGGGATCAAATTCGCGCAGCCGCTCCAGCTCATCACCAAACAGCTCCAGGCGCACCGGCAGCTCAGAAGCCACCGGAAACACATCAACAATGTCGCCGCGCTGGGCCCACTGCCCTTCGGTTTCAACCGTTGGGACTTTTTCGTAGCCCAGTCGGGCTAGCTGAGTGCCCAGTTCCCGCAGGTTTAGCTCCTGATTCTTGACCAGCGTTAGGCAATAGGGCTGGAGCTGGTCAACTGGGGGCAGGTGGGGCTGGAGTGCCCGTTCAGTCGCCACAATCGCTAGGGGTTTAGCACCCGATCCAGGGCTGCGGGTGAGCTTCAACAGATCTGCCAGCACCTGCAGCTGGCCCCAGGTCATCTCCGATTCTTGGTCAAAGGGGTCGTAGGGCGAAGCTTCGGAAGTGGGATAAAAGTGAACTGTGGACCAGTTCATCGCTTCTAGCTGAACGGCCCAGCGTCCTGCTTCTTCTAGAGTGGCTGTGACCACCAGCAGAGGGGCCGTCTGGGCGCGAGCTAAGGTGCTGGCCACCAGGCCCTTCGGTAGGCGGGCCGCCCCATTGAGGTGAAGCTCGCCCTGCTGCTTAAGTTTGCTGAGCAGATCAGCCGTTAGAGCAGATCGCTCCAGGGTACGGATAACAGACGAAAAAGCCATAGCAGTCAGGTCGAAGGAACGGGCAACACAAGCACCCCCCAACTAGGTTTAGTCGGGGGCCAAGCAGACTTAAAGAGTACCGGATGCAGCTTAAGGCAATGCCTAATAGCCGCAGTCCGTATTCACTATTGTAATAACAAAGATTGTAGGGGCGGGTCTAGCAAACCCCTTCCGGCCACCGCAGAGATCTTTGCAAGACCTGCCAGATCCCTGCAACAGTCTCTTTAGGCAAGAAAAGATAATAAAAAGGAGGAAGCCTAGACTTCCTCCTCAAGTTGGGTATAGACCAATTGACTAAGACCGCCTAGGCAGCCTCTTCAATGCGGCCATAGAAAACGCCCCGAAGCTTAATCTCTACAGGCTGAGCGGTACCCATGTCAGTGTCAGAGGGCTGAACTGCTTCAAAGGTGCCGCCAATCTCGCCACTGTAGGTGTCGATCTTGGAAATTTGCAGGGAAATGTGGCCGTCGCCAACGTCAAAGGCTTTGACGTTTTCCCGCTCCAGTTCGTCATCACCCCGTCCGGGGAGAGCAACAGCGGTGTCGTATCCGGTTGCTAGACCACGACCTTTGGGGTCAAGGAAGTTAGAAGTCCGGTAGGAGGGAACGCGGTAGTCGCCCTCAAAGTCGGTCGAAGTGGTGACGGCATTCAAGCCGGATTGAGAGTGGGCCACCAGTCCTTTGACAGTGAACAGGAAAGGCTCTTGCTGCCCCCCAGGCAGCTGAACGGTAATGGCCTGGAAGTCAATGCCGTCTTTTTCCAGAAATGTGAAGCTGCCATCAGCTTCGGGAATCAGGTCACCGCGCACCTGATCTAGGCTGGAAGTTTTGCGGGTTACGACTTTACCAGGAACGAAGGTGGCTTGTTGTCGCTTAGAGACCATCTCCTCTTTGACAAAATAAGCCGTGGGTTCCAGACACATATCTACAATCTGGTAAGACTTGCCTGGCTCAACCTCAATGCTGCCCCGCCGAGTTTCCCCTAGTTGGGGGCACTTGTTGGCCAAACCCGTGTTGCGGATCTGGTCATAGGTCAGAGCCACATCGCTGGTGGCGGAAGGAGCTTCGCTACAGGCAGTTAATACACTCAGGCAGATTGCCAGGAACGCAACGATTAGGGCGCGATACCTCATGGTCAACCTCAAATCAATATGATTAAAGTCGCTGTCAGTGCGGGTTTGAATGACATCGGCTCTGAACCATCAGCAAGACATCAACAGTGCTACGGAAATGTCAGGGCCAACAGCGACCGTGACGGAAGCCCATCAACTGTTAAAGACTTCTTAATAACGAGAGGCCAAACTGGCTTTCCCGTCATTCAGAACTCCCTCAAATAGACGCCAAATGCTTGATAGAGCCTCAACTAAGTATTCTATATGCCTCTGTGACCATTTTTTGGACGACGGGGCAAAGCATTCTCGCTAATGTGGTTTTCTGCCATAGAGCTACGATTGATTGCGTCTTGAGTCAAAGATAAATTTAGGGGCAGCTCTCGCGACTGGCCTCAAATTTCCCCTATAAATCAGGGCTTGATGAATTCCTAAAGCGGTTGACTAAACACTGGCCTAACTGCCGCTAGAGTTAAGGGAAGTCTTGCAGCGATAGTCAATCTCTATGAAAGAGCCGCTTTTCCTTGAATTGGATGGGACGCTTCCAGAGGATCTAAAGGATATTGCCCGTTACATCGAAGCGGCTGCTCTAAATCGCAGTAATGACAGCCTAGAAATCTTGTCTTTGCTGCGGGTTTTGGAGTATCTGCATCGAGAAATCCGAGATACCCTCTTTCGAACTTCTCTGCCGGAAAATCGTCAGCAGCTTTATGCGCTGCTGCGAGACATTGAGCTGAATGGAGGCTGGCCCTATATTCAGCGCATGAAGTTGCGATCGCTCCTCGAAAACATGCTTTTAGAGAGCGCCAACGAAGATTCGCAGCTTTCAGAATAGCAGTGCTAAGCTTAGCACTGCCTGACCGGGTAGCCTGGTCAAGACCGGGGTTTTGTTGGGAAATTGGAACGTTGCATGGGTATTGGCAAAAATTGGCTCAGCCGTCTGCGAGCAAAAAAGCTGCGAGGTCTGTTGCTGGGAATCAGTATGCTGAGTCTAATCAGCGCTGGCATTCAGCCAACGGCGGCTCAGGCGCAGCAGCTCAATGTTTACTGCCAAGTGTCACAGGCTGAGGCAGTCCGCAAAGAAGAGCTAAGAAAAGCAGCCTTTGAAGGCAATGACAGTGCTCGCCAGGAATACAGCACTCTGGTGCAGCAGCACGCTGATCGGTTAAGAAACTGCCGCACCCAAAACTGGCCTAGCAACCAGGCGGTCTGGGTACGGCTCTACCCTTGTGATTTGCAGCCCGGCATCTTAGAAGCCGTGCTCGATCGAATGGTTAACCTGGGCTACAACCAGGTCTACGTCGAAGCTTTTTATGGCGGCCAGGTGTTGCTGCCCCAGGCCGACAATCCAACGGTCTGGCCTTCGGTGGTGCAGTCACCCGGCTATGAGCGGCGCGATCTGCTGGCAGAGTCGATTGAAAAAGGGCGGCAGCGGGGCATGCAGGTCTATGCCTGGATGTTTACTCTCAACTTTGGCTATTCCTATGCCCAGCGCCCCGACCGACAGCAAGTGCTGGCCCGCAATGGCCGAGGCATGGATACCCTGACCTTTGCCCGCAGTGGAGGCACCAGCAACTCCGACGAAATCTTTATCGACCCCTACAACCCCCAGGCTCAGCAAGACTACCAGCGCATGCTGCAGTCAGTACTGCGCCGCCGTCCGGATGGGGTGCTGTTTGACTATATCCGCTACCCACGCGGCAATGGGGCTGGCTCTGTCGCCGCTAGAGTCGATGATCTCTGGATCTACGGCGATGCCTCGCGCAACGTGCTGTTTCAGCGGGCCCTAAATCAACAAGGGCTAGAGCTAATTCAGCGCTACATCAGCCGGGGTCACCTAGTCGATTCAGACCTCGACCAGGTGGGGCAGCTCTATCCAGCAGAGCCAGAACCCCTCTGGCAAAGCAAAACGCCCTCTGCCGTCAACCCCCTGCCCCCGGCTTCGGTGCGCCGACCAGCACTGCAAAGCGAACTGTGGCGCTTCAGCGTGGCCCATGCCGTTCAGGGCGTGATCGATTTTCTCAATCAGGTGGCTCAGCCCGTTCAGCAGCAGGGCATTCCGGCAGGGGCCGTATTTTTCCCTAACGGCAATCAGACCGTGGGCACCGGCGGGTTTGACTCACGCCTGCAGTACTGGGATCGCTTCTCGCCCTCTTTGGAATGGCACCCGATGGCCTATGGCGTCTGTGGCAACACGGGCTGCATTCTAGATGAGATTCGACGCGTGCTGGACGCGGCAGGTTCAGGCGGACATCAGTTTGTCAAACCCGCTATTGCTGGAACCTGGGGCCGCCCGACCAACAACCGCCCGGCTCTAGAGACGCAGATGGAGGCCATTCGCCGAGTGGCACCCCAGATTAAAACGGTTAGCCACTTCGCCTATTCTTGGCAAGATGCAGAGTTTGATCGGGTGCGGAAGTTTTGTCAGTTGAGGTAAGGGTGGAGGAGTCCTCCTACCCCATCGCCTGTCCCGCTAACCATCCCGTCGTCCAAGCGTTCTGAAAATTAAAGCCGCCGGTAATGCCGTCGATGTCCAGGATTTCTCCAGCGAAGTAGAGGCCGGGGCAGAGGCGGCTCTCCATTGTTTTGAAGTCAATTTCCTTGAGACTGATGCCGCCGCAGGTGACAAATTCATCTTTGAAAACGCCTTTGCCTGCGATCGCAAACGCCCCCTGCTCCAATTCCTGTATCAGTGCCTGCAGTCCAGCTTTGGGCAGGTTGGCCCAGGTTAGGGTCTCTGCCAGGTTGGCCCGCTCTAGCACGAGGTACTGCCAGAGGCGACGGGGCAGATCAAAGGGGCAGTAGTTAAGGACGAGTTTTTTGGCCTGCTCAGTCTTGGTAGTAAGGAGCGCTTGTCGCAGGTTATCGGGCGACTGGTTCGGTAGCCAGTTCACGGCCAGCGTGCCCAGGTAACGACTCTCGTGGAGAGGGCGAGCTCCCCAGGCGGAAAGTTTGAGCACGGCAGGGCCGCTAAGACCCCAATGGGTAACGAGTAGTGGCCCTGTCTGGGTCAAGGGTTTTTGGCCCGGCAGCTTGAGGGTGAGCACGACCGGATCGACGGCCACCCCGGCCAACGCCTGTAGAGCTTTGTCTTTAACGTTGAAGGTAAACAGGGAAGGCACTGGGGAAATGACGGTGTGGCCCAGCGATTGGGCTAGGGCATAGCCAGTGGGGTGACTGCCGGTGGCTAGGAGAATGCGATCGCAGTTTAGGATTTCTTGCGATCGCAAAACCAGTTCAAAGCCCTCGTTCACTCGCTGCAGAGAACGCACCGCAGCCCCCGTCCTCAGCCTGACTCCAGCTCGACCTGCCCGATCCATCAGACAATCAATGATGGTGCCAGAATCATCTGTGGTGGGAAACATGCGGCCATCGGCCTCGGTTTTCAAAGCTACCCCCCGGCGACTAAACCAGTCCACCGTGTCCTTAGCCTGAAACCGGCTAAAGGCACCCCGCAGCGCCTTGCTGCCTCGTGGGTAGTGCTGCGCCAGCGCAGCCGGTTCAAAGCAGTGATGCGTGACATTGCAGCGCCCCCCACCAGAAATGCTCACCTTAGTCAGCGGGCTGCGACCCGCTTCTAATAGCTCAACCTGAGCCCGAGGGTGCGTCTCAGCACAGACAATTGCGCCAAAGAACCCAGCAGCACCCCCACCAATCACCACAACCCGCCGAGAACTTCCCACCATCTGCCTTCAAACCCTCATTAGGCCCCTATCCAGCCTACCTGTCTGCCAAAGTTCTGTGCCGTGGATCAACAACTTGCATTTTATTGCCGTACATTAATAAATATGAAGGTACAAAGGCGTCAGAGCGTTTCTCAGGCGATCCCTAGCTTTCGTAGTGATGATTGCCAAAAGGTCGCTTCGCTAAGGCAAAGCGGCCTGTTTATTGGGCAAAGATCCAGTGAATCGTTTTACGCAGTAAGTAGGGCTATCAGCAATGGCAGACAAAGATCAGATCAAACGACATATCGCAATGACCACCCAAATCAGCCTCAGCAGCATGCCTAACATGAAGGGTGATCAAGAGCGCAAAGCCCGCATCAAAGAGCATGTCAAAAAGAGCCTAGGTTAATTCTTAGGCAATTATTTCCTGCCAAACCAAGGCTGACGTCTCGGTTTGGTTTTGTGGTAGGGCGCAAACTCTTGCGCCTTTTTTATTAGGTCTAGCCGTTCAAAAACAGCCCTCGCACCGAAGCCCCTAGAGAAAACCCATCGGGTCAATAGGGCTACCGTTGCGGCGCACCTCAAAGTGTAGGTGAGGCCCAGTGGAGAGGCCGGTAGAACCCACTGCTGCAATCGGCTGTCCCTGCTGAACCGCCTGCCCCTCTTGCACAAACAGGCGACTGGCGTGGGCATAGAGCGTAGACAGCCCATCGCCATGGTCAATCACTACCGCCTGACCATAGCCGCCATACCAGCCCGAGAAAATCACTCGCCCAGAATCTGCCGCTCGAATCGTTGTCCCGTGGCTTGCGCCAAAGTCAACCCCCGAATGGAACCGACGGGAGCCTAAAATCGGGTGAACCCGAGTGCCAAAACCGCTAGTGAGGCGAGCACCTGCCGGATAAATAAAGCGCCCTGTCCCTCGAATAATGCCGGTCTGGGCCGCTACCTTTTCCCGAATTAGATTGGCTAGCTGCTCCGATTCACGAGCTAATTGGGCCTCTGCCGCTTCTAGCGCACCTCGCTCGTTTTTCAAGCGGGCAATCATGCTTTGTTCTGAGGCTGCTTCCTGCTCATACTGCTGCTTTTGGGCCAGCTGCTGCTGCCGCAGCAAAGCCACCTGATTCTTTTGCGCTTCTACCCCCGCCTTTTGCTGGTTGATGTCGTCGGTGCGGCGCTTAAGCTCGTCCAAGACGTTCTGGTCGGCCTGATACACCCGCTTGAGCTGGTAGCGGCGATCTAGAAACTCATTAAAGTCATTGCTCTGCAGCAACACAGCCCAACCCTCGCTGCCCTGCTGCCGCTGTAGAAACTGCAGCCGGGCAACCGTTGCCTGTTGCATGGACCGGAACTGAGCTAGCGCCTGTTCAAGCTTGGCCTGGAGGTCTTTGAGCTGTTTCTCAGCCTGGCTAAGCCGATATTCTGTTTCCGTAATCTGGTTAGCCGTAGCAGTAATGTTTTGCTGAAGACCCTGCAGGCGGTTCTCGGAGGTGGCCTGTTCAGTCTGCAGGCGATTTTGTTCGTTTTCTAGCTCAGCACGCTTTTTGTTGATTTCCTGCTGCTGCTGCTGAAGTTGCTGAACGGATTGAGCCACCTCCAGGCCTGGCGAGTCTAAACGCGCGCCCACCGGAACAGCCGTCAGGCTCACTAGCACAAGAGCCAGCAGCAGGGCAATCCAGACCCATCGCCAAGGATTTCCATGCCGCCACCGGAAGCTTCTTACTACCATTCCCTCACCTCACTGTCAGGGCCACGATGCCGAAGGCAAAAATTGCCACGCCAGCCAGCCTATTTAACCACCTCAGCCGCTTAGGACTGAACGAAGTCCGAAAAAGATTCACACCCCAACTCAGCAGCACCCACCACAGGGCAGAGCCCAAAAAAACGCCAATCACAGTCAGGCTGGCACCAAAGCGGCCCGACCCCGACTCGGCAATGCCCAGCCCAGCAAAAATAGCAATGAACGAAAGAATAGTCGCGGGATTGGTCAGCGTCAAGGCAAAGGTTGAAGCATAGGCCCCAAATAGGCCCCGGCTGGTAACATTAGCCGCCGCTTCTGCTGGCTTAGCCAAAAAGGTAGTGATCCCCAGATAGCACAGAAACAGTCCACCGATCAGGCGCAGCCAACCTGTCTGGTCCACCAGCAAGTCAGCGACAAGCGTTAATCCAAAAGCCCCAACCAAGCCGTAGAGGCCGTCAGCAGTCGCTGCCCCTAGGCCAGAAGCCAGCCCCATAAGCTGCCCCTGAGCCAACGTTCGGCGGATGCACAGTAGCCCAATGGGGCCAACGGGGATGGCTATAGACAAGCCGAGGAGTATGCCTTTGGTGAGGAAGGGGAGGGGTTCCATGGGGGTAGGGGTGGATGGTTGAAGGGTGAAGGGGCAGGGAAGATGGACTCTGTAGGTTGGCGTCAAGCGCAGCGCGACTCAACTCTCTACAAAAGATGAGCCTTGCTGGGAAAGGCGGAATATGGGAACACAAGAGACCCAAGGGAGGTAAGAGATCTCCCAGCTCTTTATCCACCCATCCACCCCCTACCTCATCCACCCATTCACCTATCCCTCCCCAACGTCTCCCCCATAGGCAACACCGGAGTCTCCTTCAGAGTGGAGAGGACTATCGAGGTGCGGGTTTTGACGACGCCAGGGATCTCCTTGATCACATCGCTGATTAGGTGCTCTAGATCGCGCGTGTGGCGGCAGCGCACCTTTAGCAGGTAGTCGTCTTCGCCTGCCATGTGGTGGCATTCCTGCACCACGGTTAGCTGATCGATGTGCTCTAGGAAGGTGGATCGTTGGCCCGGGCGCTCTAGCGTGACTGCGATGAAGGCTGTCAGGTCATATCCCAGGCTGGCAGCGTTGAGAAGGGCGGTGTATCCCTCAATGACGCCTGCATCTTCGAGTTTCCGGACTCGGTCGGCGGCAGCGGGAGAAGAAATACCCAGTTGATTTGCCAGTTCTGCCCAGGTCATTCGCCCAGAGGCGGTTAAGCAGGACAGTATTGTGAGATCGATTTTGTCCAGCTCCATGGCTTTAAATCTCTAAACCGTTTCCTCTCTGTGACTTACATGATAACCAAATTAGCTATTTCTAGCTTTTATTAAAAGGCATATCCTGAAATCTACTTTTTATTTTATTGATAGAAACCTCTAACTTCTTCAGCCGTAGAGGCAGGAACCTGGGAGGGCCGCCGATATCTCACCAGGTTCTTGTACGAGCAGTGAAGTGGAGCGGGAAAAACTGCTTACACTAAAGAACAGTCACTCAGCCAGTCTGGCCCGTAGATGGGGTCGCTGGCTCAGTGTTTTAGGTTTTCAATCAGGGCTTGTGGGCTGGAGCTTATGTCTATCGGGTTTGGATCGGATAAAACGTTGGCGTCTTTAGCCAGGGTGCTAGAAGGAATTGATTTACCCGCAGATTGGATTGGTATCCGAGGGGTCAGAGAGTCAATAACGCGGCGAATGATGCGGGACGGACACCCTGAGGACAATATGCGATCGCTCGACCAGGGAGCCATGGTCGAAGTGCTGGCCCACGGTCAGTTTGGCTATGCTGCTACCAACCGGCTGACGCCGGAGGCGCTGCGGGCAGCGGCAGTCGCGGCCTACCAGCAGGCAGTCGCGGCCAGTGCGCTGCGTCTCCATAGCTTTTCAGTAGAGGCTCGCCCCCCGGTGGTGGGGCAATACTATTCCCCTCAGCAGCAGCCTCTAGATGGATTGTCACCGGCCGAGCTTTGCGAGCTTTTGAGCAAGATCTGCCGGGAGCTTAAAGTGTCTGAGCAGATTATGCAAACCAACGCGACGGCGATCGCCAACCAGACTGAGTCGTGGTTTGTTAGCTCCAATGGGTCTGAGGTTTATCAGCAGTTGGCGCTGCTGGAGACACACTTTAGCGCCACTGCCCAATCTGGATCAGTGGTGCAGACTCGCACTAACAACGGCTATCTGGCCCATAGCTACCAGGGCGGCTGGGAGCTGTTTCCGCAGGCAGCGCTATGGGAGCAGATAGATCGAGTGGCCCATCAGGCGCTGGAGCTGCTGACAGCAGAGGAGTGCCCAACTGAGACATCGACCTTAGTGCTGGCCCCTGACCAGATGATGCTGCAAATTCACGAAAGCGTCGGCCATCCCCTAGAGCTAGATCGAATCTTGGGCGACGAGCGCAACTATGCTGGGGGCAGCTTTGTAAAGCCCACTGACTTTGGCCAGTTGGCCTACGGGTCGCCGCTAATGAACATTACCTTTGACCCGACTGTGGCCGGGGAGTTTGCCAGCTATGCCTATGACGATACGGGTGCTCCTGCAACTCGGCAGCATCTAATCCGGCAGGGTCGCCTTGAGCGAGGGCTGGGCAGCTTGGAGAGTCAGGCCCGTCTGGGGGTAGAGGGCGTAGCCTGTGCCCGAGCTTCTTCCTGGAATCGCCCAGCAATTGACCGCATGGCCAACATTAACCTAGAGCCAGGGGAAACGTCTTTAGCTGACCTGATTGGCTCGATCGAGCGAGGCGTGTTTATGGAGACCAATCGCTCTTGGTCAATCGATGATCAGCGCTATAAGTTTCAGTTTGGCTGTGAATATGGTCACCTGATCGAAAACGGTGAACTGACTCGGCCTGTGCGCAACCCCAACTACCGGGCCACCACTCCCGACTTCTGGCACAGCCTAGTGCAGGTAGGCGATCGCAACACCTGGGAAATGTACGGCACGCCCTACTGCGGTAAGGGAGAGCCTAACCAGGTCATTCGGGTGGGCCATGCTGCTCCAGTGTGCGCGTTTGAAAATGTAGAAGTATTCGGGGGTGCCCAATGAGTCGTTCTGTGGGCTGGGAAAGCACATTTAATCAGATTGCCGAAGTTCTTAATCAGTATGTTGAGCGGGGGGAGCAGGTGCTGCTGCACCTGGTGGCTGAAGAGAGCCAATTTACCCGCTTCAACCGGGGCCGTGTGCGGCAAACAGGGCAAGTCAGTGATGGTCAGCTGGAGCTAACGCTGATCGGCTCGGGGCGAGTGTGCGATCGCATCTTGCCCTTCACCGGCGACAAGGAAACTGACTGGCCCCTGATTGCTGCTGCCCTAGTCGAAGCCCGCCAAGAACTGCCCCAGCTGCCAGAAGACCCGTTTCTGGTTACGCCCCGAGGAGCCGCCACCAGCCGGGAGGAATACCCCGGCCAGATTTTAGAGGCAGCAGCAGTGCCCGAGGCCATTCTCGCGCCCCTAACAGGCACCGACAGCGCTGGGCTCTATGCTGGGGGCCGCTGTATACGAGGGTACGCCGACTCTCTTGGCCAGCTGCACTGGTTTGAGACCGAGACTTTTACGCTAGACTACTCCCTCTTTACAGCAGATGGTCAGGCCGTCAAAGAAGTCCTGGCCGGAAACTATTGGGATGCTGCCCAGTACGAGCGCCAAATCGAAACCTGCCGCCAGTTTCTGGGGCTGATGGGGCGTTCGCCCAAAGCAGTGCCCCGAGGGCAGTACCGCACCTATCTAGCCCCGGCAGCCGTAGCCGATCTGCTCAGTATGTTTTCCTGGGGTGGCATCAGTGAAGCCGCCCTGCGGCGTTCGGGCGGCGCTTTAAGAGCACTACAGCAGAACGAGCGGCAGCTCTCACCAAAGTTTCACCTGCGAGAAAACTTTGGCCGGGGTCTGGTGCCTCGGTTTAACCAGTGGGGAGAAGTGGCCCCTACTGAACTGCCCCTAATTGCCTCTGGAGAATTGGTCAACACCCTAATTAGCTCCCGCACCGCCCAGGAGTACGGGCTGGTCTCCAACTACGCAGTAACGGCAGAGCACTTAAGGGCTCCAGAAGTAAGTCCCGGCACGCTCAACGAAGCCGACATCTTAAAGCAGCTTGACACCGGGCTATATGTCTCCAACCTGCACTACCTCAACTGGAGCGATCAGCCCAAGGGCCGCGTTACCGGCATGACCCGCTACGCCTGCTTCTGGGTAGAGCAGGGCGAGATCGTCGCGCCAATTCAAAACTTGCGTTTTGACGAAAGCCTCTACCGCTGCTTCGGCGACTGTCTAGTGGATCTAACCCAATCCGTAGTCTGCGTGCCCGAAGTCGGCTCCTATGAGCACCGGGCGCTAGGCGGAGCCTGGGTGCCGGGAGTATTGGTGGATGAGTTTACCTATACGTTGTAGAGGTGTAAGGGTGGATGGGTAGGGGGTGGATGGGTGAGAGCATTGGTGGGGTAGGCATTGCCTTATCAAAAGCCTTCGCAGGAACCATGCGGGAATTTAGAAATGTAGGTTGGTGTTGAGCTTGCGTTGGCGTAGCCTCTCCTTCGGAGATAACCCAACAAACTCTTAATGGCGTTGGGTTTTGCCGAGCCTCAACCCAGCCTACGGAACTGGGCCGCGCTGCGCTTAACGCCAACCTCCAGGGCTTACCTCCCCGCATCCCCACATCACGACGTTCCCACCCCCTACCCATCCATCCATCCCCCAAACAACAGCGCCTCGGCATTACCTGATGCACAATAGACAACAGCACAAGAAACACTAATGTGCTGTGTCCTTTTGGGCTGACTCCCTGCCATGCCAGGAATTTCTACTAATCCGGGAACGCCTAACCGACCGCTAGAACAACGTCTGACGATTCCCCTGGGCACAGTGCTGGGGCTGGTGCTGTCGGTGCCGCTGCTGATCTTACTGTGGCAGCTCCGTAGCCTGATTTTTCTGGTGATGATTTCAGTGGTGATGGCCTCGTCTATTGCGCCGGTGGTAGACAGGGCAGAACGCTATCGAGTACCGCGCTGGCTAGCAGTCGTGCTGATTTACCTGTCGATTATTGCCAGCATAGTTGGGGCCGGAGTGCTGGTAGGGCCGACTGTGTTTGAGCAAATCCAGCGGCTGATTGGACTGATTCCGGTGTCGATCAAAAACGTCTATGACGTGATCTCGGCCTGGGCTTTGAATCTCAACAATACGCGCCCGGAGCTGGCCAATGAATTGGTCAACCGGGTGCTCGATGTGCAGGGGCTGACTAGCTGGGCCATTCGCTCTAGCCAGCAGCTGCTGATTCGCTCCTACGGGCTGACGACAGGCATTTTAGGCGGGGTGTTTAGCCTGATTTTGTCTCTGTTTCTGTCGGGCTATATGCTGGCCGACAGCCGCACGCTAATCAACAATCTGGTGCGCCTGCTGCCCCGGCCCTGGGATGAAAGGCTGGCAGCCCAGGTCGGCCCGGTCAGCAACCGGATTGGCAGCTACATTCGAGGGCGGTTTTTGGTGTCGCTGACACTGGCAGTTGTAACGACGATCGGCCTCACCTTTTTGGGCCTGTCTGACTTTGCTCTGGGTCTAGGTGCGATCGCAGGGGTGACTAACCTGATTCCCTTTTTGGGGCCAATTTTGGGAGCCATTCCGGCGCTGGTGGTGGCTGTGCCCCAAGGCGGCTGGGTGTTTCTTTGGGTGCTGCTGTTTTACATCATCATTCAGAACCTCGAGACTTACATCCTCGATCCGCTGCTGGTAGCCTCCTCAGTGGGGGTGCATCCGCTGTATCAGCTGCTGGCAGTGCTGGGCGGAACCCAGGTACTAGGGCTAATTGGGGCGCTGATTGTGCCGCCCTGGGTAGCAGGCGGAGCCGTGCTGTTAGAAAACCTTTACCTCAGGCCCAAGCTCATTCGTGAGCGTCGCCGCTATATGGTCAGTACCGGCCCTAATTCACCGGAATCTGCTGCCGACGCTGCCAATGAATCGATCATTACCAGTCCGTATTAAGGGCTAAACTGGTAGGGATCGCTAGGTATTATTTCCTGCTACTTTAGGTT from Pseudanabaena sp. FACHB-2040 encodes:
- a CDS encoding TldD/PmbA family protein, with amino-acid sequence MSIGFGSDKTLASLARVLEGIDLPADWIGIRGVRESITRRMMRDGHPEDNMRSLDQGAMVEVLAHGQFGYAATNRLTPEALRAAAVAAYQQAVAASALRLHSFSVEARPPVVGQYYSPQQQPLDGLSPAELCELLSKICRELKVSEQIMQTNATAIANQTESWFVSSNGSEVYQQLALLETHFSATAQSGSVVQTRTNNGYLAHSYQGGWELFPQAALWEQIDRVAHQALELLTAEECPTETSTLVLAPDQMMLQIHESVGHPLELDRILGDERNYAGGSFVKPTDFGQLAYGSPLMNITFDPTVAGEFASYAYDDTGAPATRQHLIRQGRLERGLGSLESQARLGVEGVACARASSWNRPAIDRMANINLEPGETSLADLIGSIERGVFMETNRSWSIDDQRYKFQFGCEYGHLIENGELTRPVRNPNYRATTPDFWHSLVQVGDRNTWEMYGTPYCGKGEPNQVIRVGHAAPVCAFENVEVFGGAQ
- a CDS encoding metallopeptidase TldD-related protein, translating into MSRSVGWESTFNQIAEVLNQYVERGEQVLLHLVAEESQFTRFNRGRVRQTGQVSDGQLELTLIGSGRVCDRILPFTGDKETDWPLIAAALVEARQELPQLPEDPFLVTPRGAATSREEYPGQILEAAAVPEAILAPLTGTDSAGLYAGGRCIRGYADSLGQLHWFETETFTLDYSLFTADGQAVKEVLAGNYWDAAQYERQIETCRQFLGLMGRSPKAVPRGQYRTYLAPAAVADLLSMFSWGGISEAALRRSGGALRALQQNERQLSPKFHLRENFGRGLVPRFNQWGEVAPTELPLIASGELVNTLISSRTAQEYGLVSNYAVTAEHLRAPEVSPGTLNEADILKQLDTGLYVSNLHYLNWSDQPKGRVTGMTRYACFWVEQGEIVAPIQNLRFDESLYRCFGDCLVDLTQSVVCVPEVGSYEHRALGGAWVPGVLVDEFTYTL
- a CDS encoding AI-2E family transporter, coding for MPGISTNPGTPNRPLEQRLTIPLGTVLGLVLSVPLLILLWQLRSLIFLVMISVVMASSIAPVVDRAERYRVPRWLAVVLIYLSIIASIVGAGVLVGPTVFEQIQRLIGLIPVSIKNVYDVISAWALNLNNTRPELANELVNRVLDVQGLTSWAIRSSQQLLIRSYGLTTGILGGVFSLILSLFLSGYMLADSRTLINNLVRLLPRPWDERLAAQVGPVSNRIGSYIRGRFLVSLTLAVVTTIGLTFLGLSDFALGLGAIAGVTNLIPFLGPILGAIPALVVAVPQGGWVFLWVLLFYIIIQNLETYILDPLLVASSVGVHPLYQLLAVLGGTQVLGLIGALIVPPWVAGGAVLLENLYLRPKLIRERRRYMVSTGPNSPESAADAANESIITSPY